From a region of the Paenibacillus sp. R14(2021) genome:
- a CDS encoding sensor histidine kinase — MNSPVSLRLASSFRNRMILIFFMIIIVPFLLFAYYAHIKAIEGISNANMTASINYLRQSRGNFESYLEALNDQVNGLIGNKQLQRLLGEPPPANAASEDAFTLNMVSLIYQKTSTIDAFRIHVYPIDPSKYTDYMSTIGEPDHVQDEPWFQKSIGTVSPTWRLSMPEKGKFQRPLLTYIKRFSGLYDQAPRGIIATDLSEDQLKRFFSSGRGMSKQKVLLLDEKGTVVYDSQTNEWTGRPFPSEPFTRHVSDGSQGSGSQTVTINGSKYLATYVRMDSYPWAIASLTPLNELTGAIAEINRLLVIFLVIYLICCIGVVLYITAYFTQPIARLVRYMRRLEAGNLQQLIPTSTRQDEVGWLYRGYGSLIRRIEGLIEEGARAERQKKELEFQVLSHQINPHFLYNTLESIRWKAENHGRSEISEMVSALGNLLRLSLNQGKEVTTLGREIEQVKAYVQIEQARMRQAIRILYSVDNELKDIPFLRLLLQPLVENAIQHSIRDNFEQGKILLSARQEGNELVVDLVDNGSGIPVEVLEKLEQGANPHGKSAEGAKGVGLRNVNDRLKLYFGDNCKLSIETSPGQGTRITLRHPILGEDALGKS, encoded by the coding sequence ATGAATAGCCCCGTTTCGCTCCGCCTTGCGTCGTCGTTTCGAAACCGGATGATACTGATCTTCTTCATGATCATTATCGTCCCCTTTTTATTGTTTGCTTATTACGCGCATATTAAGGCCATCGAAGGGATCTCCAATGCGAACATGACGGCATCTATTAATTACTTGCGCCAATCGCGGGGCAACTTCGAGAGCTATTTGGAGGCATTGAACGATCAGGTCAACGGTTTGATCGGCAATAAGCAGCTTCAGCGCCTGCTTGGCGAGCCGCCGCCGGCTAACGCCGCATCGGAGGATGCGTTCACGCTGAATATGGTTAGCTTGATTTACCAGAAGACATCAACAATCGATGCCTTTCGGATCCATGTGTATCCAATCGATCCGTCCAAATACACGGATTACATGAGCACGATCGGCGAGCCGGACCACGTGCAGGACGAGCCGTGGTTTCAAAAATCAATCGGGACTGTCAGTCCGACCTGGCGGTTATCGATGCCGGAGAAAGGCAAGTTTCAACGGCCGCTGCTTACCTATATCAAGCGTTTCTCTGGTTTGTATGATCAGGCTCCGAGAGGCATCATCGCCACCGACTTGTCCGAGGACCAGCTGAAACGGTTCTTTTCTTCCGGTAGGGGAATGAGTAAACAGAAGGTGCTGCTGCTGGACGAGAAGGGGACGGTCGTCTACGACTCACAAACGAACGAGTGGACGGGCCGTCCGTTTCCTTCAGAGCCGTTTACTCGTCACGTCTCGGACGGCTCCCAGGGTTCTGGTTCGCAGACCGTTACGATCAATGGCAGCAAGTATCTAGCGACGTATGTCCGCATGGATAGCTATCCATGGGCAATCGCAAGCCTGACGCCGCTGAATGAACTGACGGGAGCCATTGCGGAGATTAACCGGCTGCTTGTTATTTTTCTAGTCATTTATTTGATCTGCTGTATTGGCGTGGTCCTCTATATTACGGCGTATTTTACCCAGCCCATTGCCCGGCTTGTCCGTTATATGAGAAGGCTGGAGGCGGGCAACTTGCAGCAGCTCATTCCGACTTCAACTCGTCAGGACGAGGTTGGCTGGCTGTACCGCGGCTATGGCAGCCTGATCCGCCGGATCGAAGGGCTAATAGAGGAGGGCGCGCGGGCGGAGCGGCAGAAGAAAGAGCTGGAGTTTCAGGTGTTGAGTCATCAGATCAATCCTCATTTTCTATATAATACACTGGAGTCCATTCGTTGGAAGGCGGAGAATCATGGCCGCAGCGAGATTAGCGAAATGGTTTCCGCACTTGGCAATCTGCTTCGGCTTAGCTTGAACCAAGGTAAAGAGGTTACGACACTCGGGCGCGAAATCGAGCAGGTAAAGGCCTACGTACAAATCGAGCAGGCGCGCATGCGGCAGGCGATCCGCATCTTGTATTCGGTCGACAATGAACTAAAGGACATACCGTTTCTTCGCCTGCTGCTGCAGCCGCTCGTCGAGAATGCCATTCAGCACAGTATACGGGACAACTTCGAGCAGGGTAAAATCCTGCTGTCCGCCCGCCAAGAAGGCAATGAACTCGTGGTCGATCTCGTTGACAATGGCAGCGGTATTCCTGTGGAGGTGCTTGAGAAACTGGAACAGGGAGCCAACCCGCACGGGAAATCAGCGGAAGGAGCCAAGGGCGTTGGTCTGCGCAATGTCAATGATCGTCTGAAGCTCTACTTCGGCGACAACTGCAAGCTGAGCATCGAGACCTCCCCGGGGCAGGGCACACGTATAACGCTTCGACATCCCATCTTAGGAGAGGATGCTCTGGGCAAGTCTTAA
- a CDS encoding response regulator has product MLVLIVDDEWEIREGLRRNFPWTDYGILEAITADDGDSALELAVQRKPDLILTDIRMKRMSGLELIERCGAVRAEGWKSIVISGYDDFEMVRSAMKLGAMDYLLKPINTLDLGDILIRMIDQLQKEKRDRDNEILLHSHVQNALPKMREEVLRELVEFKYNAYRETRIAHRLRTLELDWLMSDRLALLLIEADDLKAVESRNERNLILFSIGNVVRQTLEEDCMHHSVLYADGKNRWVLLLECPDAARLESYKELGQLCIRRIHQFVKIHVSAARCSSIGHASDLHALYTETEEILEQKAVYGGNRLLTGLGWESEEEQDKLSIRQPAEVLDLIRYGTDDEIRTAMKLFVEMVQCWSFTQIKDIQQRIFEWLLDLFKKARHHGWSDMSWERNPMAVWEHLEQFDTLESLKDQVEQFLLAIADGFRKQTMSPCHIIQEAEKFIHRHYAESLTLPSVAEEVHVTPVWLSKLFKKETGKTFLEYLTDIRMERAKGMLEEVQYKIYEVSSEVGYKDPVHFTKLFKKQTGYTPKEYRRLQGIAGHE; this is encoded by the coding sequence ATGCTGGTTCTGATCGTCGACGATGAGTGGGAGATTCGCGAGGGGCTGCGCCGGAATTTTCCGTGGACGGATTACGGAATCTTGGAAGCGATTACAGCCGATGACGGCGATAGCGCGCTGGAATTGGCTGTGCAGCGGAAGCCGGACCTAATCCTGACGGATATCCGCATGAAGCGAATGTCGGGTCTAGAGCTAATCGAGCGCTGCGGTGCGGTGCGCGCCGAAGGCTGGAAGTCCATCGTGATTAGCGGCTATGACGACTTCGAAATGGTGCGCAGCGCGATGAAGCTTGGTGCAATGGATTATTTGCTGAAGCCGATCAACACGTTGGACCTTGGCGATATTTTAATACGAATGATCGACCAGCTTCAGAAAGAAAAGCGCGACCGGGATAACGAAATCCTACTTCACTCGCATGTACAGAACGCGCTTCCGAAGATGCGCGAAGAAGTACTGCGCGAGCTGGTTGAATTCAAATATAACGCCTATCGGGAAACAAGAATCGCGCATCGGCTCAGGACGCTGGAATTGGATTGGCTCATGAGCGATCGATTGGCGCTGCTTCTTATTGAAGCTGATGATCTGAAGGCGGTCGAGAGCCGTAACGAACGGAATCTGATCTTGTTCAGTATTGGCAATGTCGTCCGTCAGACGCTGGAAGAAGACTGCATGCACCATTCCGTGCTTTATGCCGACGGCAAGAACCGCTGGGTGCTGCTGCTGGAATGCCCGGATGCTGCCAGGCTGGAGTCTTACAAGGAGCTTGGACAGCTGTGCATTCGCCGCATCCACCAATTCGTGAAGATTCATGTGAGCGCAGCGCGCTGTTCTTCCATCGGCCATGCGAGCGATCTGCACGCGCTTTATACGGAAACGGAGGAAATTTTAGAGCAGAAAGCCGTGTACGGCGGCAACCGGCTGTTGACGGGACTCGGCTGGGAGAGCGAGGAAGAGCAGGATAAGCTCTCTATTCGGCAGCCGGCGGAGGTGCTGGACCTGATCCGATACGGAACGGATGACGAGATTCGGACGGCGATGAAGCTTTTCGTGGAGATGGTCCAGTGCTGGTCCTTTACGCAGATCAAGGACATTCAGCAGCGCATCTTCGAATGGCTGCTCGACCTCTTCAAGAAAGCGCGGCATCACGGATGGTCGGACATGAGCTGGGAACGAAATCCGATGGCCGTCTGGGAGCATCTGGAGCAATTCGATACGTTGGAATCGCTGAAGGATCAAGTGGAACAATTTCTATTGGCTATTGCAGATGGCTTCCGTAAGCAAACCATGTCCCCGTGCCATATTATCCAAGAAGCAGAGAAGTTCATTCACAGGCACTATGCCGAGAGCTTGACGCTGCCGAGCGTGGCCGAGGAGGTTCACGTAACGCCGGTTTGGCTGAGCAAGCTGTTCAAGAAAGAAACGGGCAAAACATTTCTTGAATACTTAACCGACATTCGAATGGAGCGGGCGAAGGGGATGCTCGAAGAGGTGCAGTACAAGATTTACGAAGTATCCTCGGAGGTGGGCTACAAGGATCCCGTTCATTTTACGAAGCTGTTCAAGAAACAGACGGGCTACACGCCGAAAGAATACCGCAGGCTGCAAGGGATTGCAGGCCATGAATAG
- a CDS encoding YiaA/YiaB family inner membrane protein, whose amino-acid sequence MSWAGFVLAIMAQYIGLYNLQEPLYVKGYYAIGGAFLIVACLVLQKTIRDNEEDKLSLEDTEE is encoded by the coding sequence ATGTCTTGGGCCGGCTTCGTGCTTGCGATAATGGCACAATATATCGGTCTCTACAATCTGCAAGAGCCGCTTTATGTTAAGGGCTACTACGCGATCGGCGGTGCGTTCCTAATCGTCGCATGTCTTGTGCTGCAGAAGACGATTCGGGACAACGAAGAGGACAAACTGAGTCTTGAAGATACGGAGGAGTAG
- a CDS encoding glycoside hydrolase family 2 protein produces the protein MTAPALQTAAVEVPRPEYPRPDWQRRDWVSLNGIWSFQLQEEQNESGSTQPLGEFDSEITVPFSWASPLSGIGRNERGIGWYKREVAWTPAVSGSVLFLHFGAVDYRCDVWINGTHVGSHSGGYGEFEFDVTGVWRTDTANLIVVRAEDFDLKSQTRGKQGYGEIRGIWQPVWLESRPQSYVQQAKFSTKLDGTVHVQATVVSSQPGEAALQFSFADGAVQHAENVTLALGTNSISISFQVADPQLWSPESPHLYEGEITLASSDGTDSIATYFGIREVGTALFGDRKYRWITLNGKPVYLNGALDQSFHEEGFFTYPTDEEMRNEIYLLKRLGLNFVRIHIKPEEPRKLYWADKLGMLVMEDMPCFWGNPDETARAGYEREAKEIIDRDYNHPSVFNWIMFNETWGLWTDAETISLTSQGADSKQAYLPETQEWVRSMYHWAKNYDPTRIIEDNSTCNWDHVESDINSWHFYINGYENLREHVSMVVDNTYPGSSFNYTGGNVQSDAPLMNSECGNVWGFKVGAGDSDLAWHYRYMMNEFRRHDQMCGFVFTELRDVTNEFNGYYRLDGREKFFGYEGFVPGMSLADLHAPDFIVIDAPPCQTVKAGERVSVPLLRSSYSDRYHGQKLQLHWELWHDNLGVRVTGDRGTVKLDWNGYGVAPIDAPLEFDLPKQDAVAVLALTLRDVAGTVVTRNFTTFDVRGGSEVPVYDAEGLFIAVPVTGFEEQTFAYQWNAIQEGKANGGKEGRFVYEVTLPDASEHGLVQYVDIAFEASAKRLLARNVEGVKEEAHTISFMHGAEANVEYNSNTYYMTDSERHESIVHVLVDGEKVASFYLPDNPADSQGVLSYHYQKTQDQLDEAGSYGYLCKVALPAAITAKLDRSRSFKLALEAGEGGLALYGRNAGRYPIDVLVNVR, from the coding sequence ATGACAGCTCCAGCTTTGCAAACAGCGGCAGTAGAAGTACCGCGTCCCGAATATCCGCGCCCGGATTGGCAGCGCCGGGACTGGGTGAGTTTAAACGGAATCTGGTCGTTCCAGCTTCAGGAAGAACAAAATGAAAGCGGTTCTACGCAGCCGTTGGGCGAGTTCGACAGCGAGATTACCGTTCCGTTCTCTTGGGCAAGCCCGCTGTCCGGCATCGGACGCAATGAGCGCGGCATCGGCTGGTATAAGCGCGAAGTGGCTTGGACGCCGGCGGTTAGCGGCTCCGTGCTGTTCCTGCATTTCGGCGCGGTGGATTACCGCTGCGACGTGTGGATCAACGGTACGCATGTCGGCTCGCATTCGGGCGGTTACGGCGAATTCGAGTTTGACGTGACAGGCGTTTGGCGGACGGATACGGCGAATCTGATCGTTGTGCGTGCGGAGGATTTCGATTTGAAATCGCAAACGCGCGGTAAGCAGGGCTATGGCGAGATTCGCGGCATTTGGCAGCCGGTGTGGCTGGAGTCGCGTCCGCAATCCTATGTTCAGCAGGCGAAGTTCAGCACGAAGCTGGACGGTACCGTCCATGTTCAGGCGACGGTCGTTTCGAGCCAGCCTGGTGAAGCGGCCCTTCAATTCAGCTTTGCGGATGGTGCCGTGCAGCATGCCGAGAACGTGACGCTCGCTCTGGGCACGAACAGTATCAGCATTTCCTTCCAAGTAGCGGATCCGCAGCTGTGGAGCCCAGAATCGCCGCATTTGTACGAAGGGGAGATTACGCTCGCAAGTAGCGACGGCACAGATTCGATTGCAACGTACTTCGGCATTCGCGAAGTCGGTACGGCATTGTTCGGCGACCGCAAGTACCGCTGGATTACGCTGAACGGCAAGCCGGTGTATTTGAACGGTGCGCTGGATCAGTCCTTTCACGAGGAGGGTTTCTTCACTTATCCGACGGATGAGGAAATGCGCAACGAGATTTATTTGCTGAAACGGCTTGGTCTTAACTTTGTCCGCATTCACATTAAACCGGAGGAGCCGCGCAAGCTGTACTGGGCGGATAAGCTCGGCATGCTGGTGATGGAGGATATGCCATGCTTCTGGGGCAACCCGGACGAGACGGCCCGTGCAGGCTACGAACGCGAAGCGAAAGAAATCATCGACCGCGATTACAATCACCCGTCGGTATTCAACTGGATCATGTTCAACGAAACATGGGGCTTGTGGACGGATGCCGAGACGATAAGCTTGACGAGCCAAGGCGCTGACTCGAAGCAGGCGTATTTGCCGGAAACCCAGGAATGGGTCAGATCGATGTACCACTGGGCGAAGAACTATGATCCTACGCGCATTATCGAGGATAACTCGACGTGCAACTGGGACCACGTAGAATCGGACATCAACTCCTGGCATTTCTATATCAATGGCTACGAGAATCTGCGCGAGCATGTCTCGATGGTGGTGGACAATACTTATCCGGGCTCATCCTTCAACTATACCGGCGGCAACGTGCAGTCCGACGCACCGCTGATGAACAGTGAATGCGGTAACGTCTGGGGCTTTAAGGTTGGCGCGGGGGACAGCGACCTCGCATGGCATTACCGCTACATGATGAATGAATTCCGCCGTCACGACCAAATGTGCGGCTTCGTCTTTACAGAGCTGCGCGACGTGACGAACGAGTTCAACGGCTATTACCGCTTGGACGGCCGTGAGAAGTTCTTCGGCTATGAGGGCTTCGTGCCTGGCATGTCGCTTGCAGACCTGCATGCGCCGGATTTTATTGTCATCGACGCGCCGCCTTGCCAAACCGTGAAAGCGGGAGAGCGGGTATCGGTGCCTCTGCTCCGTTCGAGCTATTCGGACCGATACCACGGACAGAAGCTGCAGCTGCATTGGGAGCTGTGGCACGACAACCTCGGGGTGCGCGTAACCGGCGATCGTGGAACGGTCAAGCTGGACTGGAACGGCTACGGCGTAGCTCCGATTGACGCGCCGCTCGAATTCGACCTGCCGAAGCAGGATGCGGTGGCGGTGCTTGCGCTGACGCTGCGCGATGTGGCAGGCACGGTCGTGACGCGGAACTTCACGACCTTCGACGTTCGCGGCGGAAGTGAAGTGCCTGTCTATGATGCAGAAGGCCTCTTCATTGCCGTTCCCGTTACGGGCTTCGAAGAGCAAACCTTCGCCTACCAATGGAATGCCATTCAAGAAGGCAAGGCGAACGGCGGCAAAGAAGGTCGTTTCGTCTACGAGGTTACGCTTCCTGATGCAAGCGAGCATGGGCTGGTGCAGTATGTCGATATCGCTTTTGAAGCAAGCGCGAAGCGTCTGCTTGCGCGTAACGTTGAGGGCGTGAAAGAAGAAGCGCATACGATTTCGTTCATGCACGGCGCCGAGGCGAACGTGGAGTACAACTCCAATACGTACTATATGACGGACAGCGAACGTCATGAGTCGATTGTCCACGTTCTCGTCGACGGCGAGAAAGTCGCATCGTTCTACCTGCCGGATAATCCAGCGGATAGCCAAGGCGTACTCTCGTACCACTATCAGAAGACGCAGGATCAGCTCGATGAAGCAGGCTCCTACGGCTATCTCTGCAAGGTAGCCCTGCCGGCTGCCATCACGGCGAAGCTTGACCGCAGCCGCAGCTTCAAGCTGGCGCTCGAAGCAGGCGAAGGCGGCTTGGCGCTGTACGGCCGCAATGCAGGACGTTATCCGATCGATGTACTCGTGAACGTAAGATAG
- a CDS encoding transcriptional regulator → MSESIQDTLRYPSARIVDVAKALSGDVRVRILEALGEKPMSVSQLAEAIGVAQPTISINVQILEAVELVSSTLGANREKICSVTCRSIHLDLPVKLGEGLHRTEELHMPIGMFAHCSVQPTCGLVNRDCIHVGSLDDPRSFYMPERADASLLWFSGAGYVEYYFANPMPPGVTIDELCFSAELCAEAPSFQMEWPSDISLFINDVPVGTWTSPGDLGDRKGKLTPDKWRSGTEYGQLTQWRITKEGSLVNGVPSAAAALDALNLQYNKPIRIRLEVSEDSENCRGLNLFGADFGDHRQDLILSFIRYSE, encoded by the coding sequence ATGAGCGAATCTATACAAGATACGTTACGCTATCCCTCCGCACGCATTGTCGACGTTGCGAAAGCGTTGTCCGGTGACGTGCGCGTCCGCATACTGGAGGCGCTTGGCGAGAAGCCGATGAGCGTCAGTCAGCTGGCGGAAGCGATCGGGGTAGCGCAGCCGACGATTTCAATCAATGTGCAAATCTTAGAAGCGGTGGAGCTGGTCTCTTCGACGCTGGGCGCAAACCGCGAGAAAATCTGTTCCGTCACCTGCCGGTCCATCCATCTTGACCTGCCCGTGAAGCTCGGCGAAGGCCTGCACCGCACGGAAGAGCTGCATATGCCGATCGGGATGTTCGCGCACTGCTCGGTGCAGCCAACCTGCGGACTCGTCAACCGGGACTGCATCCACGTGGGATCGCTGGACGATCCGCGTTCCTTCTATATGCCGGAGCGTGCCGATGCATCGCTGCTGTGGTTCTCCGGAGCCGGCTACGTGGAATATTATTTTGCCAACCCCATGCCGCCGGGGGTTACGATCGACGAGCTCTGCTTCAGCGCGGAGCTGTGCGCCGAGGCACCTTCCTTTCAAATGGAATGGCCGTCCGATATTTCGCTCTTCATTAATGATGTGCCCGTCGGCACTTGGACAAGCCCAGGCGATCTTGGCGACCGCAAGGGCAAATTAACGCCCGACAAATGGCGCAGCGGTACGGAATACGGACAATTGACGCAGTGGCGCATCACGAAGGAAGGCAGTCTCGTGAATGGTGTTCCAAGCGCGGCGGCGGCGCTGGACGCGTTGAATTTGCAGTACAATAAGCCGATCCGTATTCGGCTCGAGGTAAGCGAGGATTCGGAGAATTGCCGCGGCCTTAATCTGTTCGGCGCGGATTTCGGCGACCATCGCCAGGACCTGATTCTTTCGTTTATCCGATATTCGGAATAG
- a CDS encoding DUF2167 domain-containing protein yields MNDKRNWPTWLKGAAGTAFILPLLLLQLALPESASAEEAAPAANAANAANAAKLNWVQGAGQKLELGDGLAELTLPKELVFLNKADTMTYETIIGGKPNENEIGSVFPVDEAQQWVVYIEYEESGHVADDEKDAIDADALLDSYKIGTEEANKDLEDANKLYVDSWSVPPHYDEQLHSLSWSLLAHDAGGNKLINHNVRILTREGVVSAILVSDPAHLDADRVTMEKSVLPAFALKSGKRYEDYDASTDKTSKYGLTALILGGGGLLVAKKVGLLAAILLFAKKFWIIVIAGGGALWRFLRGKAAKKKEAAAQAAQEETTTEHVS; encoded by the coding sequence ATGAACGACAAACGCAATTGGCCGACTTGGCTGAAGGGTGCAGCCGGAACAGCCTTTATTCTGCCGCTGCTGCTGCTTCAGCTTGCACTGCCGGAATCCGCTTCCGCAGAAGAAGCAGCACCCGCTGCCAATGCTGCCAATGCTGCCAATGCAGCCAAACTAAATTGGGTCCAAGGCGCAGGACAGAAGCTTGAGCTGGGTGACGGTCTCGCGGAGCTGACGCTGCCGAAGGAGCTCGTCTTCTTGAACAAAGCGGACACCATGACCTACGAGACGATCATCGGCGGCAAGCCGAACGAGAACGAGATCGGCAGCGTCTTCCCTGTGGATGAAGCGCAGCAATGGGTTGTTTATATCGAATATGAGGAATCGGGCCACGTGGCAGACGACGAGAAAGATGCTATCGATGCGGATGCTCTCCTTGACAGCTACAAGATAGGAACGGAAGAAGCCAATAAAGATTTGGAGGACGCCAATAAGCTCTATGTGGACAGCTGGAGCGTGCCGCCCCATTATGACGAACAGCTTCACAGCCTGTCTTGGTCGCTTCTCGCGCATGATGCAGGAGGCAATAAGCTGATTAACCACAACGTCCGGATTCTAACGCGCGAAGGCGTCGTATCGGCCATTCTGGTATCGGACCCGGCGCATCTGGATGCCGACCGCGTGACGATGGAGAAGTCGGTCCTTCCTGCCTTCGCGCTGAAGAGCGGCAAACGATACGAGGACTATGACGCCTCGACAGACAAAACCTCCAAATACGGCCTGACCGCATTGATTCTCGGAGGCGGCGGCCTGCTCGTTGCCAAGAAGGTCGGCCTGCTCGCGGCCATTCTGCTCTTCGCCAAAAAATTCTGGATTATCGTGATTGCCGGAGGCGGCGCGCTGTGGAGGTTCTTACGCGGCAAAGCTGCCAAGAAGAAAGAAGCTGCAGCCCAAGCAGCTCAAGAGGAAACAACAACGGAGCATGTGAGTTAG
- a CDS encoding helix-turn-helix domain-containing protein — protein sequence MIGLAVEDGWRIRPSVVGHAYYDTLDIQDIVYPHWVVSYITEGEVETHVGSVASAAHAGQVMLHAPHLPFSEYASRGGNHRWFAVEAVHAHEVDLFRKYPVSEVTTIADPGRYMQTFDQMLAAWERQDGPFREMEISSLCQLLLAQLLQSWDNGGREPRKLPSEKNDDRFQLLITYMSSNLNEKISREQLAGLVHMNPNYLDRVFAEKFRLTPMQLLRELRLRRASRLLEGTELPLSQIAAQCGLGDAAYLSRQFAKRYGLTPGAYRERAKRKNQHYYGVSVLTKTN from the coding sequence ATGATTGGACTGGCAGTTGAGGACGGGTGGCGGATAAGGCCGTCGGTGGTGGGCCATGCGTATTACGATACCTTGGATATCCAAGATATCGTCTATCCGCACTGGGTGGTGAGTTACATTACCGAGGGAGAGGTTGAGACCCATGTAGGCAGCGTGGCTAGTGCCGCACATGCGGGACAAGTGATGCTGCATGCCCCTCATCTGCCTTTCTCGGAGTATGCTAGCCGTGGGGGCAATCATCGCTGGTTCGCCGTGGAGGCTGTCCATGCGCACGAGGTGGATCTGTTCCGCAAATACCCCGTTAGCGAAGTGACGACGATTGCAGACCCCGGCAGGTATATGCAAACGTTCGATCAGATGCTGGCCGCTTGGGAACGCCAAGACGGACCGTTTCGTGAAATGGAAATATCGAGTCTATGTCAGCTGCTGCTCGCCCAGCTGCTTCAGAGCTGGGACAACGGCGGCAGAGAGCCAAGGAAGCTACCGAGCGAGAAGAACGACGATCGCTTCCAATTACTCATCACCTATATGAGCTCTAATCTGAATGAGAAAATCTCACGCGAACAGCTGGCCGGCCTCGTGCATATGAATCCGAATTACTTGGATCGCGTCTTCGCCGAGAAGTTCCGGCTGACGCCGATGCAGCTGCTGCGGGAGCTGCGTTTGCGAAGAGCAAGCCGCCTGCTGGAGGGTACGGAGCTGCCGCTATCGCAAATCGCGGCCCAATGCGGTTTGGGCGATGCGGCTTACCTTAGCCGCCAGTTCGCCAAGCGCTATGGGCTGACGCCAGGTGCTTACAGGGAACGGGCTAAGCGAAAGAATCAGCATTACTATGGCGTGTCCGTGCTTACGAAAACGAACTAA
- a CDS encoding phytanoyl-CoA dioxygenase family protein, which translates to MSERLLSWRIKACIIFGKPRNSASEVVFMQSEAPRAAVREGEIGMLTQEQLKQYDEQGYIIMEHLFSEAEMDGIRCHIDALDEASSRRLEQGRDFISQANQINFTSHLNYQHPDLQRFIADDRFVAITTAILGPNTRLYWDQSVYKRPEASRDFPWHQDNGYVPTEPVHYVTCWLALEDATIANGCIWVQPESHKQGFVEHVYSEIGYVCYQGEDPGIPVELKKGSMVVFHSLLFHRSTPNRSQTTRKGYVIQYSVTGAFNPDTGKEFLSGPLIAKNGQSAYNGFVTQAQVEQGEHFHA; encoded by the coding sequence TTGAGCGAACGGCTGTTATCATGGAGAATAAAAGCATGCATCATATTCGGCAAGCCCCGCAATTCCGCTTCCGAAGTCGTGTTCATGCAATCGGAAGCGCCGCGGGCTGCTGTACGCGAAGGGGAGATCGGCATGCTGACGCAAGAGCAGTTGAAGCAGTACGATGAGCAAGGGTATATCATTATGGAGCACCTATTTTCCGAGGCGGAGATGGATGGCATTCGCTGTCATATCGACGCGCTGGACGAAGCGTCTTCGCGCCGCTTGGAGCAAGGACGGGACTTCATCAGCCAGGCTAACCAGATTAATTTTACGAGCCATTTGAATTATCAGCATCCTGATCTGCAGCGTTTTATCGCGGACGATCGGTTTGTGGCGATTACGACGGCGATTCTGGGACCGAATACGCGGCTTTATTGGGATCAGTCCGTGTACAAACGCCCTGAGGCTAGCCGAGATTTCCCTTGGCATCAAGACAACGGCTATGTACCGACCGAGCCCGTGCATTACGTAACCTGCTGGCTGGCGCTGGAAGATGCCACGATCGCGAACGGATGCATTTGGGTTCAGCCGGAGAGCCATAAGCAAGGATTCGTCGAGCATGTGTATTCGGAAATCGGTTATGTGTGCTATCAGGGCGAGGACCCCGGCATCCCGGTCGAGTTGAAGAAAGGCAGCATGGTGGTCTTTCATTCCTTACTCTTTCACCGCAGTACGCCGAATCGGAGCCAGACGACACGCAAGGGCTATGTCATTCAATATTCCGTAACAGGCGCCTTCAACCCGGATACCGGCAAGGAATTTTTGAGCGGCCCGTTGATTGCCAAGAACGGCCAAAGCGCGTACAACGGCTTCGTAACGCAAGCGCAAGTCGAACAGGGCGAGCACTTCCATGCCTAG
- a CDS encoding DoxX family protein: MNIALWIGQALLALMFLNAGVMKTIQYEKSKAKMPWMKEYSKGLVHFIGIAELLAAVGFILPAALGVLPWLTGAAGVGIAIIMVLAIGVHGRKGEYGAVVMNIVLLAISVFIAIGRF; the protein is encoded by the coding sequence ATGAATATCGCGTTGTGGATCGGTCAAGCATTGTTGGCATTAATGTTTTTGAATGCAGGGGTTATGAAGACGATTCAGTATGAGAAGTCGAAAGCTAAAATGCCATGGATGAAGGAATATTCCAAAGGGCTGGTTCATTTCATCGGCATTGCCGAGCTGCTTGCTGCTGTGGGATTCATTCTGCCGGCTGCACTTGGCGTGCTGCCATGGCTGACTGGCGCCGCGGGCGTAGGCATCGCTATCATTATGGTGCTCGCGATCGGCGTTCACGGCAGAAAGGGAGAATACGGCGCCGTCGTGATGAATATCGTCCTGCTAGCGATCAGCGTATTTATTGCAATTGGCCGTTTCTAA
- a CDS encoding helix-turn-helix domain-containing protein, with amino-acid sequence MVECKAEAALDILIGKWKPIILYHLGTGGTLRFSELQKAIPDITKKMLTAQLRELEYHDIVHREIYMQIPPKVEYSITEYGQTIFPIVEMMNDWGHKHILHLEEKYGAGEAAAK; translated from the coding sequence ATGGTCGAATGTAAAGCAGAAGCGGCACTTGATATCCTTATCGGAAAATGGAAGCCTATCATTCTTTACCATCTAGGCACCGGAGGTACGCTTCGGTTCAGCGAGCTGCAGAAGGCCATCCCAGACATCACCAAGAAAATGCTCACCGCGCAGCTACGAGAGCTGGAATACCACGACATCGTCCATCGTGAAATCTATATGCAGATCCCGCCCAAGGTAGAATACTCCATTACCGAATACGGTCAGACCATCTTCCCCATTGTCGAAATGATGAACGATTGGGGCCATAAGCACATCCTACATTTAGAGGAAAAATATGGTGCAGGAGAAGCAGCGGCTAAATAA